The Azospirillum baldaniorum genome contains a region encoding:
- a CDS encoding alpha-ketoacid dehydrogenase subunit beta: protein MSRKISMKTAINEALDLEMRRDPTVILMGEDIVGGTGAPGEDDAWGGVLGVTKGLFAKHGDRLLDTPLSESAYIGAAIGAATCGMRPVAELMFMDFMGVCFDQIFNQAAKFRYMFGGKAETPVVIRGMVGAGFRAAAQHSQMLTPLFTHIPGLKVVCPSNAYDAKGLLIQSIRDNDPVIFCEHKNLYGHETEVPAESYAIPFGEANVLRDGDHVTIVSYGLTVHRAMEAADALAKDKVEAEVIDLRTLSPIDWDTIIDSVERTGRLVVVDEAHPRCNLATDISAFVAQNAFGALKSGIQMVTPPHTPVPFSPSLEDLYIPSAEAVAAAVRRTLAPSPRSTLAA, encoded by the coding sequence ATGTCCCGCAAAATCAGCATGAAGACGGCGATCAACGAGGCGTTGGACCTCGAAATGCGCCGCGACCCGACCGTCATCCTCATGGGCGAGGACATCGTCGGCGGCACCGGCGCGCCCGGCGAGGACGACGCCTGGGGCGGCGTGCTGGGCGTCACCAAGGGCCTGTTCGCCAAGCACGGCGACCGCCTGCTGGACACGCCCCTGTCGGAATCCGCCTACATCGGTGCCGCCATCGGCGCCGCCACCTGCGGCATGCGCCCGGTCGCGGAGCTGATGTTCATGGACTTCATGGGCGTCTGCTTCGACCAGATCTTCAATCAGGCGGCCAAGTTCCGCTACATGTTCGGGGGCAAGGCGGAGACGCCGGTGGTGATCCGCGGCATGGTCGGCGCGGGCTTCCGCGCGGCGGCCCAGCATTCGCAGATGCTCACCCCGCTGTTCACCCACATCCCGGGGTTGAAGGTCGTCTGCCCGTCGAACGCCTATGACGCCAAGGGCCTGCTGATCCAGTCGATCCGCGACAACGACCCGGTCATCTTCTGCGAGCACAAGAACCTCTACGGCCATGAGACCGAGGTGCCGGCGGAGTCCTACGCCATCCCCTTCGGCGAGGCGAACGTGCTCCGCGACGGCGATCACGTCACCATCGTCAGCTACGGCCTGACCGTCCACCGCGCCATGGAGGCCGCGGACGCGCTCGCCAAGGACAAGGTGGAGGCGGAGGTCATCGACCTGCGCACCCTGTCGCCCATCGACTGGGACACCATCATCGACAGCGTGGAGCGCACCGGCCGGCTGGTCGTGGTGGATGAGGCGCACCCGCGCTGCAACCTCGCCACCGACATTTCGGCCTTCGTGGCGCAGAACGCCTTCGGCGCGCTGAAGTCCGGCATCCAGATGGTGACGCCGCCGCACACGCCGGTGCCCTTCTCGCCCTCGCTGGAGGATCTCTACATCCCCAGCGCCGAGGCCGTCGCCGCCGCCGTCCGCCGCACGCTGGCCCCCTCGCCCCGCAGCACCCTCGCCGCCTGA
- a CDS encoding acetoin dehydrogenase dihydrolipoyllysine-residue acetyltransferase subunit, translating to MTTLNERIKPIVMPKWGLSMSEGKVTGWLKQPGATVNLGDDLLEVETDKITNVVEAGETGVLRRVLGEPGTVYPVKALIAVLAEPDVPDSDIDAFIAGYAVPAADGEEDGADAGPRYEFAETAAGTIRYAKRGDGATTVLLVHGFGGDLDNWLFTIDALAEGATVYALDLPGHGQSAKTLPDPTLTGLSKAVRDFMDAVGIEAAHLVGHSMGGAVSMRTALDAPERVVSLSLICSAGLGREINQDYIAGFIDATSRRDLKPVLETLFADAGLVSRQMTDDLLKYKRLDGVDGALRAIASSMFENGEQTALLGEAVGAAKVPTLVVWGAEDRVIPAAHATALGSAARVEVVPKAGHMVQMEAAGTVNTLLKDHVTKNA from the coding sequence ATGACCACTCTCAACGAGCGTATCAAGCCCATCGTCATGCCCAAATGGGGCCTGTCCATGTCGGAGGGCAAGGTCACCGGCTGGCTGAAGCAGCCGGGGGCCACCGTCAACCTGGGCGACGACCTTCTGGAGGTCGAGACCGACAAGATCACCAACGTGGTCGAGGCCGGCGAGACCGGCGTCCTGCGCCGGGTGCTGGGCGAGCCCGGCACCGTCTACCCGGTGAAGGCGCTGATCGCCGTGCTGGCTGAACCCGACGTGCCGGACAGCGACATCGACGCCTTCATCGCCGGCTACGCCGTTCCTGCCGCCGATGGCGAGGAGGACGGGGCGGATGCCGGCCCGCGCTACGAGTTCGCCGAGACGGCGGCGGGCACCATCCGCTACGCCAAGCGCGGCGACGGGGCGACGACCGTGCTGCTGGTCCACGGCTTCGGCGGCGACCTCGACAACTGGCTGTTCACCATCGACGCCCTGGCGGAGGGCGCCACGGTCTACGCGCTGGATCTGCCGGGGCACGGCCAGTCCGCCAAGACGCTGCCCGACCCGACGCTGACCGGCCTGTCGAAAGCGGTGCGGGACTTCATGGACGCGGTGGGCATCGAGGCCGCGCATCTGGTCGGCCATTCGATGGGCGGTGCGGTGTCCATGCGCACGGCGCTCGACGCGCCGGAGCGGGTGGTGTCGCTGTCGCTGATCTGCTCGGCCGGCCTGGGGCGGGAGATCAACCAGGACTACATCGCCGGCTTCATCGATGCGACCTCGCGCCGCGACCTGAAGCCGGTGCTGGAGACCCTGTTCGCCGACGCCGGCCTCGTCAGCCGCCAGATGACCGACGACCTGCTGAAGTACAAGCGGCTGGACGGCGTGGACGGTGCGCTTCGGGCCATTGCGTCCTCGATGTTCGAGAACGGGGAGCAGACGGCCCTTCTCGGTGAGGCGGTCGGGGCCGCGAAGGTGCCGACGCTGGTCGTGTGGGGCGCGGAGGATCGTGTCATTCCCGCCGCCCACGCCACGGCGCTGGGCTCCGCCGCGCGGGTCGAGGTGGTCCCGAAGGCCGGTCACATGGTGCAGATGGAGGCGGCCGGGACGGTCAACACCCTCCTCAAGGACCACGTCACGAAAAACGCCTGA
- a CDS encoding ATP-NAD kinase family protein has translation MAPVIGIIANPVSARDIRRVVANAANLQITDRANIVLRVLAALRACGVTDVLMMPEHGGIGRHVARGLSRAAAHGEAPYPAIHPLPMPVTGTVADTHRAADGMRRAGVAAIVVLGGDGTHRAVVAHCGAVPVAGISTGTNNAFPEHREPTITGLATGLAVTGQVPADIAFAANKRIDVSLNGRVEEIALVDVALVTERYVGARALWKPDSFRELFVTFADPEVIGMSAIAGLLEPVTREESGGLMVRLGTPAPGTAASGMTVLRAPIAPGLMASVGVADWRRMPAGVPFVPEVKAGSIALDGEREIAFSAQDRVSLTLRDDAFRTVNVGGCMQHAAQYRLLTGAPAPVTAEL, from the coding sequence GTGGCACCGGTCATCGGCATCATTGCCAATCCAGTATCCGCACGCGACATCCGCCGGGTCGTCGCGAACGCGGCGAACCTCCAGATCACGGATCGCGCCAACATCGTCCTGCGGGTGCTGGCCGCGCTGCGCGCCTGCGGGGTCACCGACGTCCTGATGATGCCGGAGCATGGCGGCATCGGGCGTCATGTGGCGCGCGGGCTGTCACGGGCGGCGGCGCACGGCGAGGCGCCCTATCCCGCCATTCACCCGCTGCCCATGCCGGTCACCGGCACCGTCGCCGACACCCATCGGGCGGCGGACGGGATGCGCCGGGCGGGAGTCGCCGCCATCGTCGTGCTGGGCGGCGACGGCACGCACCGCGCCGTGGTGGCGCACTGCGGGGCGGTGCCAGTGGCCGGCATCTCCACCGGCACCAACAACGCCTTTCCCGAACACCGCGAGCCGACCATCACCGGGCTGGCGACCGGCTTGGCCGTGACCGGGCAGGTGCCGGCGGACATCGCCTTCGCGGCGAACAAGCGCATCGACGTGTCGCTCAACGGCCGGGTGGAGGAGATCGCGCTGGTCGATGTCGCCCTGGTGACCGAGCGCTACGTCGGGGCCCGCGCCCTGTGGAAACCGGACAGCTTCCGCGAGCTGTTCGTCACCTTCGCCGACCCGGAGGTCATCGGCATGTCGGCCATTGCCGGCCTGCTGGAGCCGGTGACGCGGGAGGAGAGCGGCGGGCTGATGGTGCGTCTCGGCACGCCCGCACCCGGCACGGCGGCGTCCGGCATGACGGTGCTGCGCGCGCCCATCGCGCCGGGGCTGATGGCCTCGGTCGGCGTCGCTGACTGGCGCCGCATGCCGGCCGGCGTGCCCTTCGTGCCGGAGGTGAAGGCCGGCTCCATCGCGCTCGACGGCGAGCGGGAAATCGCATTCTCGGCGCAAGACCGCGTGTCCCTGACGCTCCGGGACGACGCCTTCCGCACCGTGAACGTGGGCGGCTGCATGCAGCACGCCGCCCAATACAGGCTGCTGACCGGCGCCCCGGCGCCGGTCACGGCCGAACTTTGA
- a CDS encoding thiamine pyrophosphate-dependent dehydrogenase E1 component subunit alpha — MTNNPYPLDKADLLQAYRTMRTIREFEERLHIDFAKGDIPGFVHLYAGEEACATGIMMHLNDNDRIASTHRGHGHCIAKGVDVHEMMAEIYGRSTGACRGKGGSMHIADLSKGMMGANGILGAGAPLICGAALAAKFRGDGGVGITFVGDGASNQGTFLESMNLAAVWNLPVVFVVENNGYAESTAMEWAVSCDSYIDRATGFGLPGVTVDGTDFFAVHEAAGEIIRRAREGGGPALLECNMVRFYGHFEGDAQTYRAKGEVETLRANRDCIKLLAQRLTETGTVAPAELEAIDREVNALIEDAVRCAKAAPLPVAADLLKDVYVAY; from the coding sequence GTGACCAACAATCCTTATCCACTCGACAAAGCGGACCTGCTGCAAGCCTACCGGACCATGCGGACCATCCGCGAGTTCGAGGAGCGTCTGCACATCGACTTCGCCAAGGGCGACATTCCGGGCTTCGTGCACCTCTACGCCGGTGAGGAGGCCTGCGCCACCGGCATCATGATGCACCTGAACGACAACGACCGCATCGCCTCGACCCATCGCGGACACGGTCATTGCATCGCCAAGGGGGTCGATGTCCACGAGATGATGGCGGAGATCTACGGCCGTTCCACCGGCGCCTGCCGGGGCAAGGGCGGGTCGATGCACATCGCCGACCTGTCGAAGGGCATGATGGGCGCCAACGGCATCCTGGGCGCCGGCGCGCCGCTGATCTGCGGGGCGGCGCTGGCCGCCAAGTTCCGGGGCGACGGCGGGGTCGGCATCACCTTCGTCGGCGACGGCGCGTCGAACCAGGGCACCTTTCTAGAGAGCATGAACCTCGCGGCGGTGTGGAACCTGCCGGTCGTTTTCGTGGTCGAGAACAACGGCTACGCCGAGTCCACCGCCATGGAATGGGCGGTTTCCTGCGACAGCTACATCGACCGTGCCACCGGCTTCGGCCTGCCCGGCGTGACGGTGGACGGCACCGATTTCTTCGCGGTGCACGAGGCGGCCGGCGAGATCATCCGGCGCGCCCGCGAAGGCGGCGGTCCGGCGCTGCTGGAATGCAACATGGTCCGCTTCTACGGCCATTTCGAAGGCGACGCCCAGACCTACCGCGCCAAGGGCGAGGTGGAGACCCTGCGCGCCAACCGCGACTGCATCAAGCTGCTCGCCCAGCGCCTGACCGAAACCGGCACCGTCGCCCCCGCCGAGCTGGAGGCCATCGACCGCGAGGTGAACGCGCTGATCGAGGACGCCGTGCGCTGCGCCAAGGCGGCCCCGCTGCCCGTCGCCGCCGACCTGCTGAAAGACGTCTACGTCGCCTACTGA